In Kitasatospora sp. NBC_00240, the following are encoded in one genomic region:
- a CDS encoding MFS transporter, with the protein MKQQRQRRQGAGGPLRRVQIGNALSAFGSGFTMPYMFVYVDQVRGLGSLAAGMVFTVFALAALAVLPLTGRGIDRYGPRPVLLVGATVAAVGAFAFGRATGTPELILFSFLFGAGFTTCQPALATMIVRSSTRATRSHAFALQFTLVNLGMGIGALIGGQIVDVADPGSLTTLFTIEAAALLAMGLVAGSARIPAAEPVPVGERSGPSGLRALVADKAMLRLCVLAALIFFTCYGQFESGVAAFATDTVGVAPSTLGLAIGANALTIVVLQMFVVRITARRRRTTAMAAAGLVWLGAWTMALVAGLVRAEALAATVSIVSIYALFGVGESLLAPTLGPIVADLAPARLLGTYNAGYALVKQIAVAVGPAVGVLLVGSGTWPLYLAAMALCTLLIVVMALRLRGHLTPAQDNARRPAPQFADVRELQTAA; encoded by the coding sequence GTGAAGCAGCAGAGGCAGCGGCGTCAGGGGGCGGGCGGCCCGCTGCGCCGCGTCCAGATCGGCAACGCGCTCAGCGCGTTCGGCAGCGGGTTCACGATGCCGTACATGTTCGTCTACGTGGACCAGGTGCGCGGCCTCGGATCGCTCGCCGCCGGGATGGTGTTCACCGTCTTCGCGCTGGCCGCGCTCGCCGTGCTGCCGCTGACCGGGCGGGGCATCGACCGCTACGGCCCGCGCCCGGTGCTGCTGGTCGGAGCCACCGTCGCGGCCGTCGGCGCCTTCGCCTTCGGACGGGCCACCGGCACCCCCGAGCTGATCCTCTTCTCCTTCCTGTTCGGGGCCGGCTTCACCACCTGCCAGCCCGCGCTCGCCACGATGATCGTGCGCAGCTCCACCAGGGCCACCCGCTCGCACGCCTTCGCGCTCCAGTTCACCCTGGTCAACCTGGGCATGGGCATCGGCGCGCTGATCGGCGGGCAGATCGTCGACGTCGCCGACCCGGGCAGCCTGACCACCCTCTTCACCATCGAGGCGGCCGCCCTGCTGGCCATGGGGCTGGTCGCGGGCAGCGCCCGGATCCCGGCCGCCGAGCCCGTACCGGTGGGGGAGCGGTCCGGCCCGAGCGGGCTGCGCGCGCTGGTCGCCGACAAGGCGATGCTGCGGCTCTGCGTGCTCGCCGCGCTGATCTTCTTCACCTGCTACGGCCAGTTCGAGTCCGGCGTCGCGGCCTTCGCCACCGACACCGTCGGCGTCGCGCCGTCCACCCTGGGCCTCGCGATCGGCGCCAACGCGCTGACCATCGTGGTGCTGCAGATGTTCGTCGTACGGATCACCGCCCGCCGCCGGCGGACCACCGCGATGGCCGCCGCCGGCCTGGTCTGGCTCGGCGCCTGGACGATGGCCCTGGTGGCCGGACTGGTCCGGGCCGAGGCCCTGGCCGCGACGGTCTCGATCGTCTCGATCTACGCGCTGTTCGGCGTCGGCGAGTCGCTGCTCGCACCGACCCTGGGCCCGATCGTCGCCGACCTGGCGCCCGCCCGGCTGCTCGGCACCTACAACGCCGGCTACGCCCTGGTGAAGCAGATCGCCGTCGCGGTCGGCCCGGCCGTCGGCGTCCTGCTGGTCGGCTCCGGCACCTGGCCGCTGTACCTGGCCGCGATGGCGCTCTGCACCCTGCTGATCGTCGTCATGGCCCTGCGGCTGCGGGGCCACCTGACTCCGGCCCAGGACAACGCCCGCCGGCCGGCACCGCAGTTCGCCGACGTACGGGAGCTGCAGACCGCGGCCTGA
- a CDS encoding MarR family transcriptional regulator — translation MSARKPEPPATGELGISEQVAVYQREFPLVDPQVETIVQTLSRVTRRMNVAYTRQLTVLGITSADWEVLKALVIAGSPYRLGPGDLAKRLGLTPAAMTHRIDRMVAEDLVTRERDENNRVRVIIELTENGRDKWLESMRMAAVFEEELLQDVVGEERAVLSGMLGRMLRRIEESQPDALGRTDDLD, via the coding sequence ATGAGCGCACGCAAGCCCGAGCCGCCCGCCACCGGCGAGCTGGGGATCTCCGAGCAGGTGGCCGTCTACCAGCGGGAGTTCCCGCTCGTGGACCCTCAGGTCGAGACCATCGTGCAGACCCTCTCCCGGGTCACCCGACGGATGAACGTGGCCTACACCCGCCAGCTGACTGTGCTCGGAATCACCTCCGCCGACTGGGAGGTGCTCAAGGCCCTGGTGATCGCCGGCAGCCCGTACCGGCTCGGCCCCGGCGACCTCGCCAAGCGGCTCGGCCTCACCCCGGCCGCGATGACCCACCGGATCGACCGGATGGTCGCCGAGGACCTGGTCACCCGCGAGCGGGACGAGAACAACCGGGTCCGCGTGATCATCGAGCTGACCGAGAACGGCCGCGACAAGTGGCTGGAGTCGATGCGGATGGCCGCCGTCTTCGAGGAGGAACTCCTCCAGGACGTGGTCGGCGAGGAGCGCGCGGTGCTCTCCGGCATGCTCGGACGGATGCTGCGCCGGATCGAGGAGAGCCAGCCGGACGCCCTGGGCCGCACGGACGACCTGGACTGA